From Sporosarcina sp. FSL W7-1349, a single genomic window includes:
- the cls gene encoding cardiolipin synthase, whose protein sequence is MEGGRLVTHLISLSVTIILILNILLAIALIFLERRDPTATWAWLLVLFFIPFFGFFIYLLLGRRLREDELFRWEGRHKIGIDQLIDYQIEAIEDSTLDFRLDDTAHYKDMIYMHLRNNHAVLTQDNDVQIFNDGREKFASLLKDLEQAKDHIHFQYYILRLDNLGNQILDVLIRKAKQGVRVRVLFDDIGSRGLRKKHLRELVEAGGEVEAFFPAILPLINPRLNYRNHRKIVVIDGRIGYIGGFNVGDEYLGLSKRFGYWRDTHLRIEGSALHPLQTRFILDWNQASSEKHQIEYSDRYFPAIPRKGSVGMQIVSSGPDAEWEHIKDGYLKMIFLAKKYIYIQTPYFIPDISFLDALRIACLSGIDVRIMIPNKPDHMFVYWATYSNVGKLLKAGARVYIYDNGFIHTKQIVVDDELSTVGTANIDVRSFKLNFEVNAFIYDRETSHALAELFEHDMQLATELTFELYEERSRRIKLKESISRLVSPIL, encoded by the coding sequence ATGGAAGGAGGGCGTTTGGTGACTCACTTGATTAGTCTGTCTGTTACGATCATCCTCATCCTGAACATCCTCCTGGCAATCGCCCTAATTTTCTTGGAAAGACGAGACCCTACCGCTACATGGGCTTGGCTTCTCGTTCTGTTCTTCATCCCGTTTTTCGGGTTTTTCATCTACCTCCTACTCGGCAGAAGGTTACGGGAGGATGAACTATTCCGTTGGGAAGGCCGCCATAAAATTGGAATTGATCAATTGATTGATTACCAAATCGAAGCGATCGAAGACAGCACGCTCGATTTCCGGTTGGATGATACGGCTCATTACAAAGACATGATTTACATGCACTTGCGAAATAACCATGCGGTCTTGACACAGGATAATGATGTACAGATTTTCAATGACGGAAGAGAAAAATTCGCCTCTCTTCTCAAAGACTTGGAGCAAGCGAAAGATCATATCCATTTCCAATATTATATTTTGCGTTTGGATAACTTGGGAAACCAGATTTTGGATGTACTTATACGGAAAGCGAAACAAGGCGTCCGGGTCCGGGTCCTGTTCGATGATATCGGGTCACGCGGGTTACGAAAAAAGCATCTGAGAGAGCTAGTTGAAGCAGGTGGAGAAGTAGAAGCGTTCTTCCCCGCCATCCTTCCGCTCATCAACCCGCGCTTGAACTATCGGAACCACCGGAAAATCGTTGTCATCGATGGTCGGATCGGCTATATCGGCGGCTTCAATGTAGGGGATGAGTATTTAGGATTGTCCAAGCGATTTGGCTACTGGCGGGATACCCATCTCCGGATCGAGGGCAGTGCGTTGCATCCATTGCAAACCCGTTTCATCCTGGATTGGAATCAAGCCTCCTCCGAAAAGCATCAGATCGAATATTCGGATCGCTACTTCCCGGCCATTCCGCGCAAGGGCAGCGTCGGGATGCAAATCGTCTCGAGCGGGCCGGATGCGGAGTGGGAACATATTAAAGACGGTTATTTGAAAATGATTTTCCTCGCCAAGAAGTACATTTACATCCAGACCCCTTACTTCATCCCGGATATCAGCTTCCTGGATGCCCTCCGGATTGCCTGTCTGTCGGGGATTGACGTGCGGATTATGATTCCGAACAAGCCGGATCACATGTTTGTCTATTGGGCGACCTATTCGAATGTCGGCAAGCTGTTGAAAGCGGGCGCACGGGTTTATATTTATGATAACGGATTTATCCATACGAAGCAGATTGTGGTGGATGATGAATTGTCTACCGTTGGTACCGCCAATATCGACGTGCGGAGTTTTAAATTGAACTTTGAAGTGAATGCATTCATCTATGATCGAGAAACCTCCCATGCCCTCGCCGAACTATTCGAACATGATATGCAGCTGGCGACCGAATTGACGTTTGAACTGTATGAAGAACGCTCCAGGAGAATCAAATTGAAAGAGTCGATATCCAGGCTCGTTTCACCAATTTTATAA
- a CDS encoding GNAT family N-acetyltransferase, with protein sequence MEFELVELGGDAFAFRKQEDGKTIAEITWTLLGDVMVMDHTFVSPTLRGQGVAKQLLDRAAEYARENELKMEAVCSYVVTAFDRYPDYEDVIA encoded by the coding sequence ATGGAATTCGAATTAGTAGAACTCGGCGGTGACGCGTTTGCTTTCCGCAAACAAGAGGATGGGAAGACGATTGCGGAAATTACATGGACTTTGCTGGGGGATGTCATGGTCATGGACCATACTTTCGTTTCCCCAACATTGCGAGGCCAAGGGGTTGCCAAGCAACTGCTCGATCGGGCGGCAGAATACGCGCGGGAAAACGAATTGAAGATGGAAGCCGTCTGTTCCTACGTCGTGACGGCGTTTGATCGCTATCCGGACTATGAAGATGTCATAGCGTGA
- a CDS encoding LexA family protein, translated as MRTIKSQREILGENLEKLIERRGIDQKILAKNIGVSDMTVSNWVRGEKYPRIDKIQALADYFGVLKSDLIEMKPNNLIEVSQRTVRIPVLGAISCGDPILVAENYEDYRIELAESLPAGNLIYLKAKGNSMEPTIPNGSYVLIREQSEVEHGEIAAVLVNGKTEATLKRVKKQENTLLLIPDNSEHEPIIVTKANPVKIIGKAVRFTQDL; from the coding sequence GTGAGAACAATCAAATCGCAAAGGGAAATACTTGGAGAGAATTTGGAAAAATTAATAGAGAGGAGAGGAATTGATCAAAAAATACTTGCTAAAAATATAGGAGTTAGTGACATGACCGTATCGAATTGGGTTAGAGGTGAAAAATATCCACGGATAGATAAAATACAAGCCTTGGCGGATTATTTCGGAGTTTTAAAATCAGACTTAATTGAAATGAAGCCAAATAACCTGATTGAAGTTTCCCAACGTACAGTCAGAATCCCTGTATTGGGAGCAATTTCTTGTGGAGATCCAATATTAGTAGCAGAAAATTACGAGGATTACCGAATTGAATTGGCTGAAAGCCTCCCTGCTGGGAATTTGATATACCTTAAGGCAAAAGGAAATTCAATGGAACCGACAATACCAAACGGATCTTATGTTCTTATCCGAGAACAGAGCGAGGTAGAACATGGTGAAATCGCAGCGGTCCTTGTAAATGGTAAAACCGAGGCCACCCTGAAGAGGGTGAAAAAACAGGAGAATACATTATTGCTTATCCCTGATAACAGCGAGCACGAACCGATAATCGTAACAAAGGCAAATCCAGTAAAAATAATCGGTAAGGCTGTTCGATTTACACAAGATCTTTAA
- the ltrA gene encoding group II intron reverse transcriptase/maturase, with protein sequence MERQDGIDLIDKVVDINNLFNACKKVKANKGAPGVDEMTVDELLGHVAKYRTQLIRKLKDGSYEPLPVKRVEIPKLDGSMRKLGIPCVRDRMVQQAIYQVIGKIIDPHFSERSYGFRPKRNQHQAIKQSITYYEQGYRVVVDCDLKSYFDTINHQKLMEYLKEFINDKIVLKLIWKFLKSGILEDGLISPTEEGAPQGGVLSPILSNVYLNQLDRELERRGHKFVRFADDFCIYVKSRRAGERVLESITKFLEHDLKLTVNQEKSKVGSPVKLKFLGFCLHSTSKGVGCRPHHSAKSRFKSKLKKITKRNRPGRFDEIAKEINQVTIGWINYYGIGFMKSFIKSMAQWLNHRLRQLIWKRWKKIWTKYRQLRRLGILHEEAWKVSNSRKGYWRVSKSETLHKAIKAETLTKWGLKDLNHLYERRYLSY encoded by the coding sequence ATGGAGCGACAGGATGGTATCGATTTGATTGATAAAGTAGTCGACATCAACAACCTCTTTAACGCTTGTAAGAAAGTGAAGGCAAATAAAGGGGCGCCGGGTGTCGATGAAATGACAGTAGATGAACTTTTAGGTCATGTAGCCAAATACCGAACCCAACTTATTAGAAAGCTGAAAGACGGTTCGTACGAACCACTGCCAGTAAAACGTGTTGAAATTCCAAAGTTAGATGGGTCAATGCGAAAACTCGGCATACCGTGTGTACGGGATCGAATGGTTCAACAAGCCATCTATCAGGTGATTGGTAAAATCATTGACCCTCATTTTTCGGAGAGGAGCTATGGTTTTCGTCCAAAACGGAATCAGCATCAAGCCATTAAGCAATCCATCACATATTATGAACAAGGTTATAGAGTGGTAGTCGATTGTGATTTAAAAAGCTACTTCGACACCATTAATCATCAGAAGCTGATGGAATATCTAAAAGAGTTCATAAACGACAAGATTGTCCTAAAGTTGATATGGAAGTTTCTAAAGAGTGGCATCCTTGAAGATGGACTTATCAGTCCAACAGAAGAAGGTGCTCCGCAAGGTGGCGTACTCTCCCCGATTCTTAGCAATGTCTATTTGAATCAATTAGATAGGGAACTTGAAAGACGGGGGCATAAATTCGTACGATTTGCGGATGATTTCTGCATATACGTGAAAAGCAGGCGAGCAGGGGAACGTGTTTTGGAAAGCATTACAAAGTTCCTTGAACATGATTTGAAGCTGACAGTGAACCAAGAAAAGAGCAAGGTGGGTTCTCCGGTCAAACTCAAGTTCCTCGGTTTCTGCCTCCATTCCACATCTAAAGGTGTGGGTTGTAGACCACATCACTCCGCAAAAAGTCGATTCAAATCAAAATTAAAGAAAATCACCAAACGGAATCGCCCGGGCCGCTTTGACGAGATTGCCAAAGAAATCAACCAAGTGACAATAGGTTGGATAAACTACTATGGAATTGGCTTTATGAAAAGTTTTATCAAATCCATGGCACAATGGCTGAACCATCGGTTACGTCAACTGATATGGAAACGTTGGAAGAAGATATGGACAAAATACCGTCAGTTACGAAGGCTGGGAATTTTACATGAAGAAGCTTGGAAAGTATCAAATTCCCGAAAGGGATATTGGAGAGTCTCCAAAAGCGAAACTCTACATAAAGCAATCAAAGCAGAAACGCTCACCAAGTGGGGTCTGAAAGACCTGAATCACTTGTATGAGCGTCGATACTTAAGTTATTGA
- a CDS encoding M15 family metallopeptidase, which translates to MKKRNYRDRRKKRGNGLTIALILSGIVMTGAVAWVGMNDWDIEQSINRLKGNAGPAEETVPGEESGILLPTGGEVEEGTPEEPTAPSTAEPEEKAPEVEAPPAVDAGGYIEGQELPTEPTYIKGMLIASKKYPLPKDYDPGESPEARAAFNKMAAEAKLSGFNLTAFSTYRSFEYQTTLYERYVARDGKEAADRYSARPGYSEHQTGLAFDIGEVNFEKHWASSTFEETEAGKWVAANAHRYGFIMRYPKGKEAITGYMYESWHFRYVGEKIANEIYQQNSTLEEHLGIK; encoded by the coding sequence ATGAAAAAAAGAAATTATCGCGATCGGAGGAAAAAAAGAGGGAATGGGTTGACCATTGCCTTGATCCTATCCGGTATTGTCATGACGGGAGCTGTCGCTTGGGTAGGGATGAACGATTGGGATATTGAGCAAAGTATTAATCGGTTGAAGGGAAATGCAGGGCCAGCGGAAGAAACAGTACCCGGTGAGGAGTCGGGGATTTTATTGCCGACAGGCGGAGAGGTCGAGGAAGGGACACCAGAGGAACCTACTGCGCCATCTACAGCCGAACCGGAGGAAAAGGCTCCTGAAGTGGAGGCGCCGCCGGCAGTGGATGCAGGTGGTTATATCGAAGGGCAGGAGCTTCCGACCGAGCCGACGTATATCAAAGGGATGCTCATTGCGAGCAAAAAATATCCGTTGCCGAAGGACTATGATCCAGGAGAGAGCCCGGAAGCCCGCGCCGCGTTCAATAAAATGGCCGCAGAAGCGAAACTATCCGGTTTCAACCTGACCGCCTTTAGCACGTATCGGTCGTTTGAGTACCAGACGACGCTGTATGAGCGATATGTCGCGCGGGACGGTAAGGAGGCGGCGGATCGGTACAGCGCCCGCCCGGGATATTCCGAACACCAGACAGGTCTCGCCTTCGACATCGGGGAAGTGAACTTTGAAAAGCACTGGGCCTCGTCGACATTTGAAGAGACGGAAGCTGGCAAATGGGTGGCTGCCAATGCGCATCGATACGGTTTCATCATGCGCTATCCGAAAGGCAAGGAAGCGATCACTGGCTATATGTACGAATCCTGGCATTTCCGTTATGTTGGAGAAAAAATCGCAAACGAGATTTATCAGCAAAACAGCACATTGGAAGAGCATTTGGGGATCAAATGA
- a CDS encoding ring-cleaving dioxygenase: MRLEGIHHVSAITADAEKNFNFFTKVLGMRLVKKTVNQDSTSSYHLFYADAVGTPGTDMTYFDIPMAGRTYPGVSSISNTAFRIMSEEALDFWQQRFTELGIEQDAIEDRFGRKTLAFQDQEGSRLQLVVDDGKGIPYGVPWVREDIPEQYAIVGLGPVTLTVRRAGSTVDVLTSVLHFKEIGSYPSTVEGMPDIRVFSTGEGGPAGEVHVETRTDLPAERPGRGSVHHVAFRIKSMDDYDRWEEWLRSQGFMTSGLVDRFYFKSIYFREPNGILFELATDEPGFATDEPLESLGESLALPPFLEPRREQIEASLRPLDI; the protein is encoded by the coding sequence ATGCGATTAGAGGGAATCCATCATGTGTCCGCTATTACAGCAGATGCAGAGAAAAATTTTAATTTCTTTACAAAGGTCCTCGGCATGCGGCTCGTAAAGAAGACCGTGAACCAAGATTCGACGTCATCGTATCATTTGTTTTACGCGGATGCGGTCGGGACGCCAGGGACAGATATGACGTATTTCGATATCCCGATGGCAGGAAGAACATATCCGGGCGTCTCGAGTATTAGCAACACGGCGTTCCGGATCATGTCCGAAGAGGCGCTGGATTTCTGGCAACAGCGGTTTACAGAGCTTGGCATTGAGCAGGATGCGATAGAAGACCGATTCGGTCGCAAGACGTTAGCATTCCAGGATCAGGAAGGGTCCCGGCTTCAATTGGTCGTCGACGATGGCAAAGGAATTCCGTACGGTGTTCCATGGGTTCGCGAGGATATTCCGGAACAGTATGCGATTGTCGGATTAGGCCCGGTCACGTTGACGGTCCGCCGTGCCGGATCAACAGTGGATGTGTTAACGTCGGTTCTTCATTTCAAGGAAATCGGCTCGTATCCATCAACCGTGGAAGGCATGCCGGACATCCGGGTGTTCTCGACAGGTGAAGGTGGTCCGGCCGGGGAGGTCCATGTCGAAACGAGAACGGATCTTCCGGCGGAAAGGCCGGGGCGGGGCAGCGTGCATCATGTGGCGTTCCGCATTAAATCGATGGACGACTATGATCGCTGGGAAGAATGGTTGCGGAGCCAAGGCTTCATGACGAGCGGATTAGTCGACAGGTTTTATTTCAAATCAATTTATTTCCGGGAGCCGAATGGCATCCTCTTTGAACTGGCGACCGATGAACCGGGCTTTGCGACAGATGAGCCGCTTGAATCATTGGGCGAATCGCTGGCTCTCCCGCCATTCTTGGAGCCGCGCCGGGAACAGATCGAAGCCTCCCTGCGGCCATTGGACATTTGA
- a CDS encoding LPXTG cell wall anchor domain-containing protein, with the protein MKNNWMKQVGMLLGAGAIFLWNPAASDANSEILNADVELLDGDAIADVKLENVPLLGDMDLEIPSNSPSQLDEDKGDSRSAVQLEVQDGIVENLKVDVAPASSSGNEQMVEATQSIASVTLDTPVTKEVSAEVATSTKQSGEANATSQKALVEINAEDLPVVGEAHVGVLDNHESNDNGAQTVDQGVVEVDIASPDLLGDTHVGVLDNHASTDESSTTRDDGVIEATLVDTPILREAHIGVLDDHERNEDGARTMDQGVVEVGIASPDLLGDTHVGVLDNHTSTDESSSTHEGSVVEATLAEPPIIGETHIGVLDDPDSNDNGVQTVDQGVVEVEIASPDFLGETHVGVVEATIAEAPILGETHIGVLDEYESNEDGTQTEDQSVVEIDIASSDFLGDTHVGVLDNHTSTDESSSTHDGGVVEATIAEAPILGETHIGVLDDQESNENSAQTVDQGVVEVDIASPNLLGDTHVGVLDNHTSTDESSTTRDVGVVEATLVDAPIIGETHVGVLDGHETEHSDSSSISTGLAQIGLDGPLLEEATIDNLRKHNVTDTEGALGKEGVLMSNLPIPVLGDVQAGVLVREMSAAAPVAPNDKSSNEVTLPADSVNDALSNGGTPPSSGNEGNVDNTTIGATLPTGDEEGMTPSDEVAPPASGNEENAEDASNERTTSLTGIEEGTASANGSNPPMPGNEENGGNAPIKVTPLTTSDGGNVQSGVEIPPASEEGRMPQSQAPNDGITEQVQESDATGTSSMKLGTSGNGTTIEDTDITFAGLASGTGISPASGWAVNNTGSDGDSARTGQMSALGDQLPKTGGFFDSSLLFAIAGLLVSAGVMIRFRTSRAYK; encoded by the coding sequence ATGAAAAATAACTGGATGAAACAAGTCGGAATGCTGCTGGGGGCAGGAGCGATCTTTTTATGGAACCCTGCTGCAAGCGATGCAAATAGTGAAATTCTGAATGCTGATGTCGAGTTGTTGGATGGTGACGCCATCGCGGATGTGAAGCTGGAAAATGTGCCGCTTTTAGGTGACATGGATCTTGAAATTCCGAGCAATTCGCCATCCCAGCTGGACGAAGACAAAGGGGATTCCCGATCAGCGGTGCAATTAGAAGTGCAGGACGGAATTGTGGAGAATTTGAAGGTCGATGTAGCTCCCGCTTCAAGTTCCGGAAATGAGCAGATGGTGGAAGCAACGCAATCTATTGCATCTGTCACCCTCGATACTCCGGTAACGAAGGAAGTGAGTGCGGAAGTGGCGACATCGACGAAGCAAAGCGGTGAAGCAAACGCTACTTCGCAAAAAGCGCTTGTGGAAATCAATGCAGAAGACTTGCCAGTTGTAGGAGAGGCGCATGTCGGTGTACTGGATAATCATGAAAGCAATGATAATGGTGCGCAGACCGTGGATCAAGGCGTTGTGGAAGTCGATATCGCATCGCCGGACCTTCTGGGCGACACGCATGTCGGTGTTTTGGATAATCACGCGAGTACAGACGAAAGTTCCACAACTCGTGACGACGGTGTGATAGAAGCGACTCTTGTGGATACTCCGATTTTGAGAGAAGCACATATCGGCGTACTGGATGACCACGAAAGAAATGAAGATGGTGCGCGGACCATGGATCAAGGCGTTGTGGAAGTCGGCATCGCATCGCCGGACCTTCTGGGCGACACGCATGTCGGTGTTTTGGACAATCATACGAGCACGGATGAGAGTTCCTCAACGCATGAAGGCAGTGTTGTAGAAGCGACTCTTGCGGAACCTCCGATTATAGGAGAGACGCATATCGGCGTGCTGGATGATCCTGACAGCAATGATAATGGTGTGCAGACCGTAGACCAGGGCGTCGTGGAGGTAGAAATTGCATCCCCGGATTTTCTTGGCGAAACGCATGTCGGTGTGGTAGAAGCGACCATTGCGGAAGCTCCGATTTTGGGAGAAACACATATCGGTGTGCTGGATGAGTATGAAAGCAATGAAGATGGTACGCAGACCGAAGACCAGAGCGTCGTGGAAATCGACATCGCATCCTCGGATTTTCTGGGCGACACGCATGTCGGTGTTTTGGACAATCATACGAGCACGGATGAGAGTTCCTCAACGCATGATGGCGGTGTGGTAGAAGCGACCATTGCGGAAGCTCCGATTTTGGGAGAAACACATATCGGTGTGCTGGATGACCAAGAAAGCAATGAAAATAGTGCACAAACCGTGGATCAAGGCGTTGTGGAGGTCGATATCGCATCGCCGAACCTTCTGGGCGACACGCATGTCGGTGTTTTGGACAATCATACGAGCACGGATGAGAGTTCCACGACTCGTGATGTCGGTGTCGTAGAAGCGACTCTTGTGGATGCTCCGATTATAGGAGAGACGCATGTCGGCGTACTGGATGGCCATGAAACCGAGCATTCGGATAGCTCTTCAATTTCCACCGGTTTGGCTCAAATTGGTTTGGACGGTCCTCTGTTGGAAGAGGCAACAATCGATAATTTGAGAAAGCATAACGTTACAGACACTGAAGGCGCTTTAGGAAAAGAAGGGGTTCTGATGAGCAATCTGCCCATACCTGTACTCGGGGATGTACAGGCGGGTGTGTTGGTAAGGGAAATGTCTGCTGCTGCTCCGGTAGCGCCGAACGACAAATCGTCAAACGAAGTAACCTTGCCGGCCGATTCGGTCAACGATGCTCTATCCAACGGGGGGACCCCGCCCTCTTCGGGTAATGAAGGAAATGTAGATAACACAACTATAGGGGCAACCCTGCCGACAGGAGACGAAGAAGGGATGACCCCATCCGATGAAGTAGCGCCGCCTGCATCAGGAAATGAAGAAAACGCAGAAGACGCTTCAAATGAGAGGACAACCTCCCTGACAGGGATTGAAGAAGGGACGGCTTCAGCCAATGGTTCCAACCCACCTATGCCAGGAAACGAAGAGAACGGGGGGAACGCCCCGATTAAAGTGACTCCCCTGACTACAAGTGATGGAGGAAATGTCCAATCCGGCGTTGAAATCCCTCCCGCTTCCGAGGAAGGAAGAATGCCACAAAGCCAGGCTCCGAATGACGGGATTACCGAGCAAGTACAGGAATCTGATGCTACTGGTACCTCATCAATGAAACTTGGAACTTCAGGCAATGGGACGACGATTGAGGACACCGACATAACCTTCGCTGGACTCGCTTCCGGCACGGGGATAAGCCCCGCAAGCGGATGGGCTGTGAATAACACGGGATCTGATGGGGATTCGGCAAGGACGGGGCAAATGTCCGCTCTCGGGGACCAACTCCCCAAGACGGGTGGATTTTTTGATTCATCTCTCTTGTTCGCCATTGCCGGCCTACTTGTATCAGCGGGGGTCATGATCCGGTTTCGGACTTCAAGAGCCTATAAGTAG
- a CDS encoding GNAT family N-acetyltransferase, with protein MIRPMTEADIIHVQHIARETWSATYDGIIPEEIQTDFIDRAYSEAMLRKRMEKTCMLIAEHNGVPVGFANFTKKDEDGDSELTALYILPSHQQYGFGRKLFEYALSELQDALQLFVYVDRHNEIGRAFYEKQGFELLDVFDEFFEGHPVETAQYVYYIQEPVLA; from the coding sequence ATGATTCGACCTATGACAGAAGCAGATATCATTCATGTTCAACACATCGCTCGAGAAACATGGAGCGCTACGTATGATGGAATCATACCCGAAGAAATTCAAACGGACTTTATCGACCGAGCCTATTCAGAAGCCATGTTACGGAAACGGATGGAAAAGACCTGCATGCTTATCGCAGAACACAATGGAGTGCCAGTCGGCTTTGCGAACTTCACGAAGAAAGACGAAGACGGAGACTCCGAACTGACAGCACTTTATATCCTCCCGTCCCATCAACAATACGGGTTTGGACGGAAACTATTCGAATATGCGCTATCCGAATTACAAGATGCCCTGCAATTGTTTGTCTATGTAGATCGCCACAATGAAATCGGACGAGCATTCTATGAAAAACAAGGCTTTGAACTGCTGGATGTGTTTGATGAATTTTTCGAAGGGCATCCTGTGGAAACAGCCCAATATGTATATTATATCCAAGAGCCTGTGCTGGCTTGA
- the yidC gene encoding membrane protein insertase YidC, translating to MTAAILLSGCAGVENKEGTFYSFFVKPMDSLLHFFADKFNGSYGLAIILITVLIRLVLMPLMLKNYKAQQEMKVKMDALRPEMEDIQKRMKEAREKNLPKEEQMKIQQEMMGLYSKHGVNPLNMGCLPLLIQMPFIMGLYFAILYSPDVKTHQFLWFSLGEPDIIMMLLAGLVYFVQARVSLWTMPEQQKQQMKMFIYMSPIMIMFISFKAMAALPLYWAVGGLLLIFQTYLGRKFYYKEVTAANVDLTEAKEDVQKIEEELEEDIKKADNKKKKK from the coding sequence ATGACGGCCGCCATATTGTTAAGCGGATGTGCCGGTGTGGAGAACAAAGAGGGCACGTTTTACAGCTTTTTTGTAAAACCGATGGACTCCCTGCTTCATTTCTTCGCCGATAAGTTCAATGGAAGTTACGGTCTGGCGATTATTTTGATCACCGTCCTCATCCGGCTTGTACTGATGCCGTTGATGTTGAAAAACTATAAGGCCCAGCAAGAGATGAAAGTGAAAATGGATGCGTTACGTCCTGAAATGGAAGACATCCAGAAACGGATGAAAGAGGCTCGTGAAAAAAATCTGCCAAAAGAAGAGCAGATGAAGATTCAGCAAGAAATGATGGGTCTCTATTCAAAGCATGGCGTCAACCCATTGAACATGGGATGCTTGCCGTTATTAATCCAGATGCCGTTCATCATGGGGCTCTATTTTGCAATCCTGTACTCGCCAGATGTGAAGACGCACCAATTCCTATGGTTCAGTCTGGGTGAGCCGGATATAATCATGATGCTTCTGGCAGGTCTCGTATACTTTGTCCAAGCGCGTGTGTCTCTCTGGACGATGCCAGAACAGCAAAAGCAGCAAATGAAGATGTTCATCTACATGTCGCCGATCATGATCATGTTCATCTCCTTCAAAGCAATGGCGGCTCTGCCGTTATATTGGGCCGTCGGGGGTCTGCTCCTCATTTTCCAAACGTACCTTGGCCGGAAATTCTATTATAAAGAAGTGACAGCTGCCAACGTCGATTTGACGGAAGCGAAGGAAGACGTCCAGAAAATTGAAGAAGAATTGGAAGAGGACATCAAAAAAGCGGATAATAAGAAGAAGAAAAAGTGA
- a CDS encoding class D sortase, with the protein MKKRMTWIGNLLILSGLAVTLIVSLGLRQNDSAREGRLDAFAAIQAEAGAAPNKLEAADVSPGSEIQDIEGILSIPTIDLKEPIMMGVDESVLSTGLGAIEGMDAPGAPDGSYAIAGHQTYAFGEFFNRLDELEIGERFTFETTADILQYEIFDIQKVRPDQVEVLDRQPGLSLLSLITCYPKRSNEYRLVVQAKLIE; encoded by the coding sequence ATGAAAAAGCGGATGACTTGGATTGGAAATCTGTTGATCTTGTCAGGATTGGCAGTTACACTGATCGTCTCTCTCGGACTGAGACAAAACGACTCGGCAAGGGAGGGCCGACTGGATGCGTTTGCTGCTATCCAGGCGGAAGCCGGTGCCGCACCGAACAAGCTGGAAGCGGCCGATGTCTCCCCGGGTTCCGAAATACAGGACATCGAAGGCATCCTATCCATTCCGACCATTGATCTGAAAGAGCCGATCATGATGGGGGTCGACGAATCGGTACTGTCGACTGGTTTGGGGGCTATTGAAGGAATGGATGCACCCGGTGCACCGGACGGCAGCTACGCGATCGCTGGCCATCAGACCTACGCCTTCGGGGAATTTTTCAACCGCTTGGATGAACTGGAAATAGGAGAGCGTTTTACTTTTGAAACAACAGCGGACATATTGCAGTATGAAATCTTTGATATTCAAAAGGTTCGCCCTGACCAAGTGGAGGTTCTGGACCGGCAACCCGGATTGTCCCTTTTATCCCTCATCACCTGTTACCCGAAACGGTCCAATGAATATCGGTTGGTCGTTCAGGCCAAGTTAATTGAATAA